A stretch of the Terriglobales bacterium genome encodes the following:
- a CDS encoding alpha/beta hydrolase, with the protein MTRPPEIRCAEERFATVAGRRMRYLTAGSGPPLVLLHGLLGYSFSWRFNFEALGKVATLYAPDALGCGFSDRDPELDCSVRGAAARALEFMDQLGVREADLLGTSYGGAVAVAAAALDQEQGGRRIRRLLLVDAVNPWSAHGRILVPFMARMGWALPWAIRTFSWSQSYWLGRQYADKRRISAGTLAGYTAPLRLGGTIEHARGILNSWQADLAAYEALLQRVRHLPTLLLWGSEDRAVFASSAEELRRRLERARLVLLPGVGHLPYEEAPEEFNRAVLDFLAS; encoded by the coding sequence ATGACTCGTCCGCCTGAGATCCGCTGCGCCGAGGAGCGCTTCGCGACCGTCGCCGGCCGCCGCATGCGGTACCTGACCGCCGGCTCCGGCCCGCCGCTGGTCCTGCTGCACGGGCTGCTGGGCTACTCGTTCTCCTGGCGCTTCAACTTCGAAGCGCTCGGCAAAGTCGCGACGCTCTACGCGCCCGACGCGCTCGGCTGCGGCTTCTCCGACCGCGATCCCGAGCTCGATTGCAGCGTCCGGGGCGCCGCCGCGCGCGCGCTCGAATTCATGGACCAGCTGGGGGTCAGGGAAGCCGACCTGCTGGGAACCTCTTACGGCGGCGCGGTCGCCGTTGCCGCCGCCGCGCTGGACCAGGAGCAGGGTGGCCGGCGCATCCGCCGCCTGCTGCTGGTCGACGCCGTCAATCCCTGGTCGGCGCACGGCCGCATCCTGGTGCCCTTCATGGCGCGCATGGGCTGGGCGCTCCCCTGGGCCATCCGCACCTTCTCGTGGAGCCAGTCCTACTGGCTGGGCCGGCAGTACGCCGACAAGCGCCGCATCTCCGCCGGCACGCTCGCGGGCTACACCGCGCCGCTCCGGCTCGGCGGCACCATCGAGCACGCCCGCGGCATCCTGAACTCCTGGCAGGCCGACCTCGCGGCCTACGAAGCGCTTCTCCAGCGCGTGCGTCACCTGCCTACCTTGCTGCTCTGGGGCTCCGAAGACCGCGCCGTCTTCGCGTCGTCCGCGGAAGAGCTGCGCCGGCGCCTCGAGCGGGCGCGATTGGTGCTGCTCCCGGGTGTCGGCCACCTCCCGTATGAGGAGGCCCCGGAGGAGTTCAATCGCGCCGTCCTCGACTTTCTCGCCTCCTGA
- a CDS encoding FAD-binding oxidoreductase, translating into MSAAAADTSVFSELAAIVGEAHLIEDVPTLLRYDIQGTQPAIRVSPGSAEEVAAVLRKAAERRLAVAIAGGFTQQQVGDPPERAEFLLDTSRLSALIHYDPGDLTFGVGAGATLASVAAQLTQHHQFLPLDVAFAERATIGGLLATNASAPLRHGYGSLRDFCIGIHFVTGDGVVGKGGGRVVKNVAGFDLMKLMIGSFGTLAVITGASFKVFPGPRQTATYVARFASLTEAAAFRDRIVRSALTPIRLEIISPRATEYIVPHGDPRDPDHYHPPAPVPAHETAWRLALTASGSDAVLARYRRELGDARELTGREEDEFWSGLRDFHANVATRHRNAMLMQLNLPPAGLAHALAGAEHAAVEQNCLCATLGRAGAGSLLVALIPLSVDPPSAMQYANAASAIRAALPHDGSAYVLQCPIEAKEHFDVWGSTPTDRSMMLAVKRAMDAGDILNRGRFLV; encoded by the coding sequence ATGAGCGCCGCCGCCGCCGATACCAGCGTCTTCTCGGAACTCGCCGCCATCGTCGGCGAAGCACACCTCATCGAAGACGTGCCCACGCTCCTGCGCTACGACATCCAGGGCACGCAGCCCGCGATCAGGGTCTCGCCCGGTTCCGCGGAAGAGGTCGCGGCGGTGCTGCGCAAAGCGGCGGAGCGGCGGCTCGCGGTCGCCATCGCCGGCGGCTTCACGCAGCAGCAGGTCGGCGATCCGCCCGAGCGCGCGGAATTCCTGCTCGACACCTCGCGCCTCTCCGCGCTCATCCACTACGACCCGGGCGACCTGACGTTCGGCGTCGGCGCGGGCGCCACGCTCGCTTCCGTCGCCGCGCAACTCACCCAGCACCACCAGTTCCTGCCGCTCGACGTCGCCTTCGCCGAGCGCGCCACCATCGGCGGCCTGCTCGCGACCAACGCCTCGGCGCCGCTGCGCCACGGCTACGGCAGCCTGCGCGATTTCTGCATCGGCATCCACTTCGTCACCGGCGACGGAGTCGTCGGCAAGGGCGGTGGGCGCGTCGTCAAGAACGTCGCCGGCTTCGACCTGATGAAGCTGATGATCGGCAGCTTCGGGACACTCGCGGTCATCACCGGCGCGAGCTTCAAGGTCTTCCCGGGCCCACGCCAGACCGCGACCTACGTCGCGCGGTTCGCGTCGCTCACCGAAGCGGCCGCTTTTCGTGACCGCATCGTGCGATCCGCGCTCACGCCCATCCGGCTGGAGATCATCTCGCCGCGCGCGACCGAGTACATCGTGCCGCACGGGGACCCTCGTGATCCCGACCACTACCACCCGCCGGCGCCCGTGCCCGCGCACGAGACCGCCTGGCGCCTCGCGCTGACCGCCTCCGGTTCCGACGCCGTGCTCGCCCGCTATCGCCGCGAGCTGGGCGACGCGCGCGAGCTGACCGGCAGGGAAGAGGACGAGTTCTGGAGCGGCCTGCGCGACTTCCATGCCAACGTCGCCACGCGCCATCGCAACGCCATGCTGATGCAGCTCAACCTGCCGCCCGCGGGCCTCGCGCATGCGCTTGCCGGCGCCGAGCACGCGGCGGTCGAGCAGAACTGCCTCTGCGCCACGCTGGGACGCGCCGGCGCCGGCTCGCTCCTCGTCGCGCTGATCCCGCTCTCCGTCGACCCGCCGTCGGCGATGCAGTACGCCAACGCCGCCTCCGCGATCCGCGCCGCGCTTCCGCACGACGGCAGCGCCTACGTCCTGCAGTGTCCCATCGAAGCCAAGGAGCATTTCGACGTCTGGGGCTCGACGCCGACCGACCGCTCCATGATGCTGGCAGTCAAGCGCGCGATGGATGCCGGTGACATCTTGAATCGAGGGAGATTCCTGGTCTGA
- a CDS encoding ATP-binding protein, with translation MVSQRTNRILFVGALLLLWAHVLLTLALPSEYARTTASNLIQLGACLLAGVACVAVARGSAGFARHFWWLVAASMAAWAIAQGFWTWYDLFDTPDQIRARTDVLFFFAYTPIALTLLMEIDPERRRIDWERTLDLVQFGIVLFAAYMYFFYMPHPEAPQQLAWRRLGILFNARNAFLIIGSLLRATLSRSRQVRELFMRLSAFLFAYAICTGLANLARFQWDAGSGHWSSAGWTMGFTVLTIVVLTWRQQEPEPVIERIPNVRTVLSVHLLPTLIPFTVLFLSSQILKEQTVLASLLMLFSFACYSLRLAVSQDKQRRAVTALRETEGRFRLLFAANPHPMWVVDLETLRFLEVNDAAVRRYGYSRDEFLSMRLTQIRPPDEVPKLLESLADETGIREFGVWKHACKNGEIVTVEIHAEPIQFAGHNAMLVLSQDLTERQRLEEQLRQSQKMEAVGTLAGGIAHDFNNLLTVIKGYSCLVLDRVKEDEQLAREVGQIEKAAEKAATLTRQLLAFSRRQVLQPRNINLNAIVASVDNMLRRVIGEHIEIVNRFAPDVGTVRADPSQIEQVILNLAVNARDAMPTGGRLTFTTSNVVIDEAFAREHLGIRPGRCVLLEVSDTGHGMDAETQRHIFEPFFTTKELGRGTGLGLSTVYGIVKQSEGYIAVESSPGAGATFRIYLPRVDQPVADGDPSESGTRRVGFETILLVEDEDVVRQLANRILVTSGYKVLLASRGDEAEKICIEYDGVIHLLITDVVMPGLSGHELVQKVAGKRPGMKVLYMSGYTDQALQGTDIKSGIAFLEKPFTPAALQRRVREVLEGRIIPSSATWVRGANG, from the coding sequence GTGGTCTCTCAGCGGACAAATCGGATCCTGTTCGTCGGCGCGCTGCTGCTGTTGTGGGCGCACGTGCTGCTGACCCTGGCGCTGCCCAGCGAATATGCGCGCACGACTGCCTCGAACCTGATCCAGCTCGGCGCTTGCCTGCTGGCAGGGGTGGCCTGCGTGGCGGTGGCGCGCGGCTCGGCCGGTTTCGCGCGCCACTTCTGGTGGCTGGTTGCGGCGTCGATGGCGGCTTGGGCGATCGCGCAGGGATTCTGGACGTGGTACGACCTGTTCGACACGCCGGACCAGATACGCGCGCGGACCGACGTCCTGTTCTTTTTTGCCTACACCCCGATCGCGCTCACCTTGCTGATGGAGATCGACCCGGAGCGGCGCCGCATCGACTGGGAGCGCACCCTCGATCTTGTCCAGTTCGGCATCGTGCTGTTCGCGGCCTACATGTACTTCTTCTATATGCCGCACCCGGAGGCGCCGCAGCAGCTGGCGTGGCGGCGGCTGGGGATCCTGTTCAACGCGCGCAACGCATTCCTGATCATCGGGAGCCTGCTGCGCGCCACGCTGAGCCGCTCGCGCCAGGTGCGCGAGCTGTTCATGCGGCTCTCGGCGTTCCTGTTCGCCTACGCCATATGCACCGGGCTGGCGAACCTGGCGCGCTTCCAGTGGGATGCGGGGTCGGGGCACTGGTCCAGCGCCGGCTGGACGATGGGCTTCACGGTGCTGACCATCGTCGTGCTGACCTGGCGGCAGCAGGAGCCCGAGCCCGTCATCGAGCGCATTCCCAACGTGCGCACCGTGCTCAGCGTGCATCTGCTGCCCACGCTCATCCCGTTCACCGTCCTGTTCCTCTCCAGCCAGATCCTGAAAGAGCAGACGGTGCTGGCCTCGCTGCTGATGCTGTTCTCGTTCGCCTGCTACAGCCTGCGGCTCGCCGTCAGCCAGGACAAGCAGCGGCGCGCCGTCACGGCGCTGCGCGAGACCGAGGGACGCTTCCGGCTGCTGTTCGCCGCCAATCCCCACCCCATGTGGGTGGTGGACCTCGAGACGCTGCGCTTCCTGGAAGTGAACGACGCCGCCGTCCGCCGCTACGGCTACTCGCGCGACGAGTTCCTCTCCATGCGGCTCACGCAGATCCGGCCGCCCGACGAAGTCCCCAAGCTGCTCGAATCGCTCGCCGACGAGACCGGCATCCGCGAGTTCGGCGTCTGGAAGCACGCCTGCAAGAACGGCGAGATCGTCACCGTCGAGATCCACGCCGAGCCCATCCAATTCGCCGGCCACAACGCCATGCTCGTCCTCAGCCAGGACCTGACCGAGCGCCAGCGACTGGAGGAGCAGCTGCGCCAGTCGCAGAAGATGGAAGCCGTCGGCACGCTCGCCGGCGGCATCGCGCACGACTTCAACAACCTGCTGACCGTCATCAAGGGCTACAGCTGCCTGGTGCTCGACCGCGTGAAAGAGGATGAGCAGCTGGCGCGCGAGGTCGGCCAGATCGAGAAAGCCGCGGAAAAAGCCGCGACGCTGACCCGCCAGCTGCTGGCATTCAGCCGTCGCCAGGTGCTGCAGCCGCGCAACATCAACCTCAACGCCATCGTGGCCAGCGTCGACAACATGCTGCGCCGCGTCATCGGCGAGCACATCGAGATCGTGAACCGCTTCGCGCCCGACGTCGGCACCGTGCGCGCCGACCCCAGCCAGATCGAGCAGGTCATCCTCAACCTCGCCGTCAACGCGCGCGACGCCATGCCCACCGGCGGCCGGCTGACCTTCACCACCAGCAACGTCGTGATCGACGAGGCCTTCGCCCGCGAGCACCTCGGCATCCGCCCGGGCCGCTGCGTCCTGCTCGAGGTCTCCGACACCGGCCACGGCATGGACGCCGAGACGCAGCGCCACATCTTCGAGCCCTTCTTCACCACCAAGGAGCTGGGGCGCGGCACCGGCCTCGGCCTCTCCACCGTCTACGGCATCGTCAAGCAGAGCGAGGGATACATCGCGGTCGAGAGCTCGCCGGGCGCGGGCGCCACCTTCCGCATCTACCTGCCGCGCGTCGACCAGCCGGTGGCCGACGGCGACCCGAGCGAGAGCGGCACGCGCCGCGTCGGCTTCGAGACCATCCTGCTGGTCGAGGACGAAGACGTGGTGCGCCAGCTCGCCAACCGCATCCTCGTGACCTCCGGCTACAAGGTGCTGCTCGCCAGCCGCGGCGACGAAGCGGAGAAGATCTGCATCGAGTACGACGGCGTCATCCACCTGCTCATCACCGACGTCGTGATGCCCGGGCTCAGCGGGCACGAACTGGTGCAGAAGGTCGCCGGCAAGCGTCCCGGCATGAAGGTCCTCTACATGTCCGGATACACCGACCAGGCGCTGCAGGGGACCGACATCAAGAGCGGCATCGCCTTCCTCGAGAAGCCGTTCACGCCCGCGGCTCTGCAGCGGCGCGTGCGCGAAGTACTGGAAGGGCGCATTATCCCGTCGTCGGCGACCTGGGTCCGCGGCGCCAACGGCTAG
- a CDS encoding DUF58 domain-containing protein, with protein sequence MWDFFKSQLRHVDRAAWIRFFIALAGLTFAFMAALFSTVFREQGHLWVSAMLATSALLMAGFVALTVVPYLARRVLVARVRDAFHYDVTREGLVYLGVILLIGVAALNTGNNLLFIVVSAMLAAILVSGVASAGVLRGLDLELALPMQLFAGRKTLARFTLQNTRRFLPSFSIVLTGQSGQKPERRWRWQKSHLGFPFGRPPERQWIRVPDLALRRDPDPPDPQQIYSGAVYFAYIPGGGSVSADVELLFERRGEYQQDEFGVRTRFPFSFLEKTRHIAMREKVIVYPRVDQTDELFEVLPMIRGEFEAFVRGRGYDLYRIREYMPEDSARHVDWKATAKSMSLKVREYTREDERKLRIVFDNPAAGQVTLAAYESAVELAASLAWHFAAEDTELTFVAPGYSGAPDIYEFLRYLALVQPGASPVGLETLPLTSDYNVILTARPRGSIPTQLWASSYFVFIEPAGLRTGAD encoded by the coding sequence ATGTGGGACTTCTTCAAGTCGCAGCTCCGGCACGTGGATCGCGCCGCCTGGATACGCTTCTTCATCGCGCTTGCCGGGCTCACCTTCGCGTTCATGGCGGCGCTGTTCTCCACCGTCTTCCGCGAACAAGGGCACCTCTGGGTCTCGGCGATGCTCGCGACTTCTGCCTTGCTGATGGCCGGGTTCGTGGCGCTCACGGTGGTGCCGTACCTGGCGCGGCGCGTCCTGGTCGCGCGCGTCCGCGACGCCTTCCATTACGACGTCACGCGCGAAGGCCTCGTCTACCTGGGCGTCATCCTCCTCATCGGCGTCGCCGCGCTGAACACCGGCAACAACCTCCTGTTCATCGTGGTCTCCGCCATGCTGGCGGCCATCCTCGTCTCCGGTGTCGCCTCGGCCGGGGTGCTGCGCGGGCTCGACCTGGAGCTCGCCCTGCCCATGCAGCTGTTTGCCGGGCGCAAGACCCTGGCGCGCTTCACGCTGCAGAACACCCGCCGCTTCCTGCCGTCGTTCTCCATCGTGCTCACCGGGCAAAGCGGGCAAAAGCCGGAGCGTCGCTGGCGCTGGCAGAAGTCGCATCTTGGCTTCCCGTTCGGCCGTCCCCCGGAGCGCCAGTGGATCCGCGTTCCCGATCTCGCATTGCGGCGCGATCCCGACCCGCCGGACCCGCAGCAGATCTACTCCGGCGCCGTGTACTTCGCATACATTCCCGGCGGCGGCTCGGTCTCCGCCGACGTCGAGCTGCTGTTCGAGCGGCGCGGCGAGTACCAGCAGGATGAATTCGGCGTCCGCACCCGCTTCCCCTTCAGCTTCCTCGAGAAGACGCGCCACATCGCCATGCGCGAGAAGGTGATCGTCTACCCGCGGGTCGACCAGACCGACGAGCTCTTCGAGGTGCTGCCGATGATCCGCGGCGAGTTCGAGGCGTTCGTCCGCGGGCGTGGCTATGACCTCTATCGCATCCGCGAGTACATGCCCGAGGATTCCGCCCGCCACGTCGACTGGAAGGCGACCGCGAAGTCCATGTCGCTGAAGGTGCGCGAGTACACGCGCGAGGACGAGCGCAAGCTGCGCATCGTGTTCGACAATCCCGCCGCTGGCCAGGTCACGCTCGCGGCTTACGAGTCGGCCGTCGAGCTCGCCGCCTCGCTTGCCTGGCACTTCGCCGCGGAAGACACCGAGCTCACCTTCGTCGCGCCGGGCTACTCCGGCGCGCCCGACATCTACGAGTTCCTGCGCTATCTCGCCCTGGTGCAGCCGGGCGCCTCGCCCGTGGGGCTGGAGACCCTGCCCCTGACCAGCGACTACAACGTCATCCTGACGGCGCGGCCGCGCGGCAGCATCCCCACGCAGCTCTGGGCCTCGTCGTACTTCGTCTTCATCGAGCCGGCCGGCCTGCGGACCGGCGCGGACTGA
- a CDS encoding heterodisulfide reductase-related iron-sulfur binding cluster encodes MPIARQPEQSNFSAHDRPTWELYSTCVHCGLCLQQCPTYRVLGTEMDSPRGRIYQVLLADDGRLPIGDSFVTHIDRCLGCLACQTACPSGVQYGHIVERARAQIEQHYRRPWLARRIRDFVYGRLLADYRKLALWARRLRWYQRSPLAKVARSSGVLRFLGVEEIEKLAPAVSDSFTFQGLGHIFPPKGTPRGRVALLAGCIGSVAFDDLNQATIRVLQANGLEVLLPATQGCCGALHAHAGRLDDARTLARRNLRAFLDDGSVDAILTSSAGCGSTMKDYANLLADDPEHHDDARRFASKVRDVTEYLAEIGLRAPSRSVPGRVTYQDPCHLAHAQKVRSAPRDLLKQAGMQLIEMQHPDHCCGSAGVYNVTEHELSMQILDSKMDDVASTGVDVVVTANTGCMLQLRAGAARRGLNLEVKHVLEVLDEAY; translated from the coding sequence ATGCCGATCGCGCGCCAACCCGAGCAGTCCAACTTCTCCGCCCACGACCGCCCTACGTGGGAGCTCTACTCCACCTGCGTCCACTGCGGGCTGTGCCTGCAGCAGTGCCCCACGTACCGCGTGCTCGGCACCGAGATGGATTCGCCGCGCGGCCGCATCTACCAGGTGCTCCTGGCCGACGACGGCCGCTTGCCCATCGGCGACTCGTTCGTCACGCACATCGACCGCTGCCTCGGGTGCCTCGCCTGCCAGACCGCCTGCCCGTCGGGCGTGCAGTACGGGCACATCGTCGAGCGCGCCCGCGCGCAGATCGAGCAGCACTACCGCCGGCCGTGGCTCGCGCGCCGCATCCGCGACTTCGTTTACGGGCGCCTGCTCGCGGACTACCGGAAGCTTGCATTGTGGGCCAGGCGCCTGCGCTGGTACCAGCGCTCGCCGCTCGCTAAGGTCGCGCGCTCGTCGGGCGTGCTGAGGTTCCTGGGCGTCGAAGAGATCGAAAAGTTGGCGCCCGCCGTCAGCGACAGCTTCACCTTTCAGGGACTCGGCCACATCTTCCCGCCCAAGGGCACCCCGCGCGGCCGCGTTGCGCTGCTTGCGGGATGCATCGGGAGCGTCGCCTTCGACGACCTGAACCAGGCGACCATTCGCGTGCTGCAGGCGAATGGCCTGGAGGTCCTCCTGCCGGCCACCCAGGGGTGTTGCGGCGCGCTGCACGCGCACGCCGGACGCCTCGACGACGCGCGCACGCTCGCCCGCCGCAACCTGCGCGCTTTCCTCGATGATGGGAGCGTCGACGCCATCCTCACCAGTTCAGCGGGATGCGGCTCCACGATGAAGGACTACGCGAACCTGCTCGCCGACGATCCGGAGCACCACGACGACGCGCGCCGGTTTGCGTCCAAGGTGCGCGACGTGACGGAATACCTCGCCGAGATCGGCCTGCGCGCGCCCAGCCGCTCGGTTCCCGGGCGCGTCACCTACCAGGATCCCTGCCACCTCGCGCACGCGCAGAAGGTCCGCTCGGCTCCGCGCGACCTGCTGAAGCAGGCGGGGATGCAGCTCATCGAGATGCAGCACCCCGATCACTGCTGCGGCTCGGCCGGCGTCTACAACGTCACCGAGCACGAGCTCTCCATGCAGATCCTGGATTCGAAGATGGACGACGTCGCTTCGACCGGCGTGGACGTGGTGGTGACCGCGAACACCGGCTGCATGCTGCAACTGCGCGCCGGCGCCGCGCGCCGCGGGCTCAACCTCGAGGTCAAGCACGTCCTCGAAGTGCTCGACGAAGCCTACTAG
- a CDS encoding CBS domain-containing protein encodes MGTIRQLLKDRQTYTVEGQQSVLDVAKFMVERNIGAVPVLEGGKLVGIFSERDIMKRVLVEGKDPKKAKVSDVMTPNPLVVTADESFDNCMILMKQHGFRHLPILDGAKLLGLVSLRDLLLHEVDEKDGEVKMMRAYMHSMPGES; translated from the coding sequence ATGGGCACGATCCGGCAACTGCTGAAGGACCGCCAGACGTACACCGTCGAGGGGCAGCAATCCGTGCTCGACGTCGCCAAGTTCATGGTCGAGCGCAACATCGGCGCCGTGCCGGTGCTCGAAGGCGGCAAGCTGGTCGGCATCTTCTCCGAGCGCGACATCATGAAGCGCGTCCTGGTCGAGGGCAAGGACCCGAAGAAGGCCAAGGTCTCCGACGTCATGACGCCCAACCCGCTGGTCGTCACCGCCGACGAATCCTTCGACAACTGCATGATCCTGATGAAGCAGCATGGCTTCCGCCACCTGCCCATCCTTGATGGCGCCAAGCTGCTCGGCCTGGTCTCGCTGCGCGACCTGCTGCTGCACGAGGTCGACGAGAAGGACGGCGAGGTCAAGATGATGCGCGCCTACATGCACTCCATGCCGGGCGAGAGCTAG
- a CDS encoding PGPGW domain-containing protein, producing MSARRVLVLVVGWGFLLLGIAGLFLPVLQGVLFILIGLVILSTEYIWAHHLLHRLHQRFPKLARPLEIAREKARRWIHSDRHAGSRADD from the coding sequence ATGTCAGCCAGGCGCGTGCTGGTCCTCGTGGTCGGGTGGGGATTCCTCCTGCTCGGCATCGCCGGGCTGTTCTTGCCCGTCCTGCAGGGCGTTCTGTTCATCCTGATCGGCCTGGTCATCCTCTCGACCGAGTACATCTGGGCACACCACCTGCTGCACCGCCTGCACCAGCGCTTCCCGAAGCTGGCGCGGCCGCTGGAGATCGCGCGCGAAAAGGCGCGCCGCTGGATCCACTCCGACCGCCACGCCGGCTCGCGCGCCGACGATTAG
- a CDS encoding FAD-linked oxidase C-terminal domain-containing protein has product MALFSIARRLKKIVGKDAVLSDRADLMLYEYDGGVQRALPQAVAFPTTTEQVSRIVRLCAKEKVPIVPRGAGTGLSGGALARTGGVILGFSRMNRILEVDVANQRAVVQPGLVNWELSQAMAKHGLYFAPDPSSQKACTIGGNVAENSGGPHTLAYGVTVNHVTGLEVVLADGRVVNFGGKSAETLGYDLTGFFVGSEGTLGIATAITVKLTRLPEAVATLLAIFDSVDAAAQTVVALTAAGITPAALELLDGWTLRTVEEAVHAGYPLDAGAVLLIELEGMREAVDGQKAAVVAVCDRLARETRVAKDEAERQRLWAGRKNAFGAIGRVSPSYYTQDGVIPRTRIPDTLRRIAEIAAQQRLTIGNVFHAGDGNLHPLILFDARDHDQLERTRVAGRQILEYCLSVGGSITGEHGVGMEKSEILPLMFAASDLDVMQRLHDAFNPNALLNPQKIFPMARSCRETDAARHPAAGLDS; this is encoded by the coding sequence ATGGCCCTGTTCTCCATCGCCCGGCGGCTGAAGAAGATCGTCGGGAAGGACGCCGTCCTCTCCGACCGCGCCGACCTGATGCTCTACGAATACGACGGCGGCGTGCAGCGCGCCCTGCCCCAGGCCGTCGCCTTCCCGACCACCACCGAGCAGGTCTCGCGCATCGTCCGGCTCTGCGCGAAGGAGAAGGTGCCCATCGTTCCGCGCGGCGCCGGCACCGGATTAAGCGGCGGCGCCCTCGCGCGCACCGGCGGCGTCATCCTCGGCTTCTCGCGGATGAACAGGATCCTCGAGGTCGACGTCGCCAACCAGCGCGCCGTCGTGCAGCCCGGCCTCGTCAACTGGGAGCTGTCGCAGGCGATGGCGAAACACGGCCTCTACTTCGCGCCCGACCCCTCCAGCCAGAAGGCCTGCACCATCGGCGGCAACGTGGCGGAAAATTCGGGTGGCCCGCACACGCTGGCCTACGGCGTGACGGTGAACCACGTGACTGGCCTTGAGGTCGTGCTCGCCGACGGCCGCGTCGTGAACTTCGGCGGCAAGTCCGCCGAGACCCTCGGCTACGACCTCACCGGCTTCTTCGTCGGCTCGGAAGGGACGCTCGGTATCGCTACCGCCATCACCGTGAAGCTCACGCGGCTGCCGGAAGCCGTCGCCACGCTGCTCGCCATCTTCGACTCCGTCGACGCCGCTGCGCAGACCGTCGTCGCGCTCACCGCCGCGGGCATCACGCCCGCGGCGCTCGAGCTGCTCGACGGCTGGACGCTGCGCACGGTCGAGGAAGCCGTGCACGCCGGATATCCACTCGACGCCGGCGCGGTCTTGCTCATCGAGCTCGAGGGCATGCGCGAAGCCGTCGACGGCCAGAAGGCCGCGGTGGTCGCGGTCTGCGACCGCCTCGCGCGCGAGACCCGCGTCGCGAAGGACGAAGCCGAGCGACAGCGCCTCTGGGCCGGCCGCAAGAATGCCTTCGGCGCCATCGGCCGCGTCTCGCCCTCGTACTACACGCAGGACGGCGTCATCCCGCGCACGCGCATTCCCGACACCCTCCGCCGCATCGCCGAGATCGCCGCGCAGCAGCGCTTGACCATCGGCAACGTTTTCCACGCCGGCGACGGCAACCTGCACCCGCTCATCCTGTTCGACGCCCGCGACCACGACCAGCTCGAGCGCACCCGCGTCGCCGGCCGCCAGATCCTCGAGTACTGCCTCTCCGTCGGCGGCTCCATCACCGGCGAGCACGGCGTCGGCATGGAGAAGAGCGAGATCCTGCCGCTCATGTTCGCCGCGTCCGACCTCGACGTCATGCAGCGCCTGCACGACGCCTTCAATCCCAACGCGCTCCTCAATCCGCAAAAAATATTTCCCATGGCGCGCAGTTGCCGCGAGACCGACGCGGCGCGGCATCCCGCCGCCGGACTGGACTCATGA